One part of the Burkholderia vietnamiensis LMG 10929 genome encodes these proteins:
- a CDS encoding MFS transporter, producing MSESSSAFLYRRVALRVLPFLFVCYVVNFIDRVNIGFAKLQFLQDLGLSEAAFGAATAIFFISYAAFEVPSNLVLARIGASRTLMRIMVLWGLCTIAQMFATGSVSLYVVRFLLGAAEAGFFPGLILYLSYWFPDAVRARVNSVLLLAVPVAGMIGGPLSGWIMAHLQDALGLRGWQWLFLIEGLPAIALGLIAPLMLSDRPEQAAWLSAADRHALSRDLQAERAAAVVGHDGAGVLDVLRNGRVLGLAAIYFCVYVGMGAVTFWSPSVLKASGVATVSGVGWLSGLISVFTMIGNVAIAWSSDRHGERRWHTVACMLVTACSLLLLRFAAGHVWMTVTLLAVAQLCAFTVPIVFWTIPAAQLTGRAAAAGIAAISMLGSLGGAFSSWLVGVLFTRTGAPYAGLAVVAMLLMLGALLVTNLVPRTLRSPRVSGERAA from the coding sequence ATGTCCGAGTCATCCTCTGCGTTCCTGTATCGCCGGGTCGCGCTGCGCGTGCTTCCGTTTCTGTTCGTCTGCTACGTGGTCAACTTCATCGACCGCGTGAACATCGGCTTCGCCAAGCTGCAGTTCCTGCAGGACCTCGGCCTGAGCGAGGCCGCGTTCGGTGCCGCGACGGCCATCTTTTTCATCAGCTACGCGGCGTTCGAGGTACCGAGCAATCTGGTGCTGGCGCGGATCGGCGCGAGCCGGACGCTGATGCGCATCATGGTGCTGTGGGGGCTGTGCACGATCGCGCAGATGTTCGCGACGGGCAGCGTGTCGCTGTACGTCGTGCGCTTTCTGCTCGGCGCGGCCGAGGCCGGCTTCTTTCCGGGCCTCATCCTGTATCTGTCGTACTGGTTTCCGGATGCCGTGCGCGCGCGCGTGAACAGCGTGCTGCTGCTCGCCGTGCCAGTGGCCGGAATGATCGGCGGGCCGTTGTCCGGCTGGATCATGGCGCACCTGCAGGACGCGCTCGGGTTGCGCGGCTGGCAGTGGCTGTTTCTGATCGAAGGTCTGCCGGCCATCGCGCTGGGCCTGATCGCGCCGCTGATGCTGAGCGACCGGCCGGAACAGGCGGCGTGGCTGTCGGCCGCGGACCGGCACGCGCTGTCGCGCGACCTGCAGGCCGAGCGGGCCGCTGCCGTCGTCGGGCACGACGGGGCCGGCGTGCTCGACGTTCTCCGCAACGGGCGCGTGCTCGGGCTCGCGGCGATCTATTTCTGCGTCTACGTCGGGATGGGCGCGGTGACGTTCTGGTCGCCGTCGGTGTTGAAGGCGTCCGGGGTGGCGACCGTGTCCGGCGTCGGCTGGCTGTCCGGGCTGATTTCGGTCTTCACGATGATCGGCAACGTCGCGATCGCGTGGAGTTCGGACCGGCACGGCGAGCGGCGCTGGCATACGGTCGCGTGCATGCTCGTCACCGCGTGCAGCCTGCTGCTCCTGCGGTTCGCGGCCGGGCACGTCTGGATGACCGTGACGCTGCTGGCCGTCGCGCAGCTGTGCGCGTTCACCGTGCCGATCGTGTTCTGGACGATTCCGGCGGCGCAGCTCACCGGCCGCGCCGCGGCGGCGGGCATCGCGGCGATCAGCATGCTCGGCTCGCTCGGCGGCGCGTTCAGTTCGTGGCTCGTCGGCGTGCTGTTCACGCGCACCGGCGCGCCGTATGCGGGGCTGGCGGTGGTTGCGATGCTGCTGATGCTCGGCGCGCTGCTGGTGACGAACCTGGTGCCGCGCACACTGCGGTCGCCGCGCGTGAGCGGCGAGCGCGCAGCGTAG
- a CDS encoding fumarylacetoacetate hydrolase family protein encodes MRTLSVSDCLPHDLAQALLIGRVWRHDGAQAGPSVVAVRGGELIDITRTVPTTADLFDRADAADLARSAPGESLGRVEPLLQAALDGTPGASGAAQLLAPCDVQAIKACGVTFAVSLIERVIEEQAGGDPARAREVREAITATLGTDLSKIVPGSDAALRLKAELERRGAWSQYMEVGIGPDAEVFSKAQPMSAVGFGADVGLLPASVWNNPEPEIVLAVASDGRPVGATLGNDVNLRDIEGRSALLLGKCKDNNGSCAIGPFVRLFADGFTLDGVRQASVSLRVEGADDGFVLDGISHMREISRDPTDLVAQTCGAHHQYPDGFMLFLGTMFSPIQDRDAPGAGFTHHLGDRVTIATPALGALVNTVRLCTEIAPWSFGVRALYANLAARGLLGK; translated from the coding sequence ATGCGTACTCTTTCCGTCTCCGACTGCCTGCCGCACGATCTCGCGCAGGCGCTGCTGATCGGCCGCGTATGGCGGCACGACGGCGCCCAAGCGGGCCCGAGCGTCGTCGCCGTGCGCGGCGGCGAACTGATCGACATCACGCGCACCGTGCCGACCACCGCGGACCTGTTCGACCGCGCCGACGCCGCCGACCTCGCACGCAGCGCGCCGGGCGAATCGCTCGGCCGCGTCGAGCCGCTGCTGCAGGCCGCGCTCGACGGCACGCCCGGCGCGTCCGGTGCGGCGCAGCTGCTCGCGCCGTGCGACGTGCAGGCCATCAAGGCCTGCGGCGTCACGTTCGCCGTCAGCCTGATCGAGCGCGTGATCGAGGAACAGGCCGGCGGCGATCCCGCGCGAGCGCGCGAGGTGCGCGAAGCGATCACCGCGACGCTCGGCACCGATCTGTCGAAAATCGTGCCCGGCTCGGACGCCGCGCTGCGCCTGAAGGCGGAACTCGAGCGGCGCGGCGCGTGGTCGCAATACATGGAGGTCGGCATCGGCCCCGACGCCGAGGTGTTCTCCAAGGCGCAGCCGATGTCGGCGGTGGGTTTCGGCGCGGACGTCGGCTTGCTGCCGGCATCGGTATGGAACAACCCGGAACCGGAGATCGTGCTGGCCGTCGCCAGCGACGGCCGGCCGGTCGGCGCGACGCTCGGCAACGACGTCAACCTGCGCGACATCGAAGGCCGCTCGGCGCTGCTGCTCGGCAAATGCAAGGACAACAACGGCTCGTGCGCGATCGGCCCGTTCGTGCGGCTGTTCGCCGACGGCTTCACGCTCGACGGCGTGCGGCAGGCCAGCGTGTCGCTGCGCGTCGAAGGCGCCGATGACGGTTTCGTGCTCGACGGCATCAGCCACATGCGCGAGATCAGCCGCGACCCGACCGATCTCGTCGCCCAGACCTGCGGCGCGCATCACCAGTACCCGGACGGTTTCATGCTGTTCCTCGGCACGATGTTCTCGCCGATCCAGGATCGCGACGCGCCGGGCGCCGGCTTTACGCACCACCTCGGCGACCGCGTGACGATCGCGACGCCCGCGCTCGGCGCGCTCGTGAACACCGTGCGGCTGTGCACGGAGATCGCGCCATGGAGCTTCGGCGTGCGCGCGCTGTATGCGAACCTCGCGGCGCGCGGCCTGCTCGGCAAGTGA
- a CDS encoding IlvD/Edd family dehydratase — MANTPRRLRSQEWFDDPAHADMTALYVERFMNYGLTRDELQSGRPIIGIAQTGSDLAPCNRHHLELAERVRAGIRDAGGIPMEFPVHPLAEQSRRPTAALDRNLAYLGLVEVLHGFPLDGVVLTTGCDKTTPACLMAAATVDMPAIVLSGGPMLDGWHDGKRVGSGTVIWHARNLLAAGEIDYEGFMALTTAASPSIGHCNTMGTALSMNSLAEALGMSLPGCASIPAAYRERGQMAYATGKRAVELVRDDVRPSQIMTRAAFENAIVVASALGASTNCPPHLIAIARHMGVELSLDDWQRFGEAVPLLVNCMPAGEYLGESFHRAGGVPAVLRQLDAAGLLRRDCMTVSGRPIGAIADAAPPADRDVIRTPDAPLKHGAGFIVLSGNFFDSAIMKMSVVGDAFRQTYLAEPGAENTFDARAIVFDGPEDYRARIDDPQLNIDERCILVIRGCGTVGYPGSAEVVNMAPPAALVKRGVTSLPCMGDGRQSGTSASPSILNMSPEAAVGGGLALLRTDDRIRVDLNRRTVDVLVDEAELARRRETATFAAPPAQTPWQELYRRFVGQLSTGGCLEPATLYLKVIERHGNPRHSH, encoded by the coding sequence ATGGCAAACACCCCACGCCGCCTGCGCAGCCAGGAGTGGTTCGACGATCCCGCGCATGCGGACATGACGGCGCTCTATGTCGAGCGCTTCATGAACTACGGGTTGACGCGCGACGAGCTGCAGTCGGGTCGCCCGATCATCGGCATCGCGCAGACCGGCAGCGACCTCGCGCCGTGCAACCGCCACCATCTCGAACTGGCCGAGCGCGTGCGCGCCGGCATTCGCGACGCGGGCGGCATTCCGATGGAGTTCCCGGTGCACCCGCTCGCCGAGCAGAGCCGCCGGCCCACCGCCGCGCTCGACCGCAACCTCGCTTACCTAGGGCTGGTGGAAGTGCTGCACGGCTTTCCGCTGGACGGCGTGGTGCTGACCACCGGCTGCGACAAGACCACCCCCGCCTGCCTGATGGCCGCGGCCACCGTCGACATGCCGGCCATCGTGCTGTCGGGCGGGCCGATGCTCGACGGCTGGCACGACGGCAAGCGCGTCGGCTCAGGCACGGTGATCTGGCACGCGCGCAACCTGCTCGCGGCAGGCGAGATCGACTACGAAGGATTCATGGCGCTGACCACCGCGGCGTCGCCGTCGATCGGGCACTGCAACACGATGGGCACCGCGCTGTCGATGAACAGCCTCGCCGAGGCGCTCGGCATGTCGCTGCCGGGCTGCGCGAGCATTCCGGCCGCCTACCGCGAGCGCGGCCAGATGGCCTACGCGACCGGCAAGCGCGCGGTCGAGCTGGTGCGCGACGACGTGCGTCCGTCGCAGATCATGACGCGCGCCGCGTTCGAGAACGCGATCGTCGTCGCGTCCGCGCTCGGTGCGTCGACCAACTGCCCGCCGCACCTGATCGCGATCGCGCGCCACATGGGCGTCGAGCTGAGCCTCGACGACTGGCAGCGCTTCGGCGAAGCCGTGCCGCTGCTCGTCAACTGCATGCCGGCCGGCGAATATCTCGGCGAGAGCTTCCATCGCGCCGGCGGCGTGCCCGCGGTGCTGCGCCAGCTCGATGCGGCCGGCCTGCTGCGGCGCGATTGCATGACGGTGTCCGGCCGGCCGATCGGCGCGATCGCCGATGCCGCGCCGCCCGCCGATCGCGACGTGATCCGCACGCCCGATGCGCCGCTCAAGCACGGCGCGGGCTTCATCGTGCTGTCGGGCAACTTCTTCGACAGCGCGATCATGAAGATGTCGGTGGTGGGCGACGCGTTCCGTCAGACCTACCTCGCCGAGCCGGGTGCCGAGAACACCTTCGACGCACGCGCGATCGTGTTCGATGGCCCCGAGGACTACCGCGCGCGCATCGACGATCCGCAACTGAACATCGACGAGCGCTGCATCCTGGTGATCCGCGGCTGCGGCACGGTCGGCTACCCGGGCAGTGCGGAGGTCGTCAACATGGCGCCGCCCGCAGCGCTGGTGAAGCGCGGCGTGACGTCGCTGCCGTGCATGGGCGACGGACGCCAGAGCGGCACGTCGGCCAGCCCGTCGATCCTGAACATGTCGCCGGAAGCGGCGGTGGGCGGCGGCCTCGCGCTGCTGCGCACCGACGACCGCATCCGCGTCGACCTGAACCGCCGGACCGTCGACGTGCTCGTCGACGAAGCGGAACTCGCGCGGCGCCGCGAAACCGCGACGTTCGCCGCGCCGCCGGCGCAAACGCCGTGGCAGGAGCTGTATCGCCGCTTCGTGGGCCAGCTGTCCACCGGCGGCTGCCTCGAGCCGGCCACGCTGTATCTCAAGGTGATCGAACGGCACGGCAATCCGCGCCATTCGCATTGA
- a CDS encoding LacI family DNA-binding transcriptional regulator, with the protein MPSPTAVRPAGPPRMSDVARLAGVSKMTVSRVLAGHSVAADTRERVCRAIDQLGYVADAAAGALSSGRSEFVAVLVPSLSSSNFSDTVRGLTDALEPHGLQLLLGDTDYDLEREERLVRSMLRHQPRCVALTGAQHTDATRKLLARSAIPVVEMWDLPTRPIDTAVGFSNVRAARAMVRHLAERGYRRIGFLGGASELDRRGLDRLKGYQAEIKALALGEPRVVRLGDSPITMSHGGPAMAALLDKWPDTDAVMCVSDMSAFGAIMECHRRGLAVPADIAVAGFGNFEVATCCHPTITTVSVDAYGIGLHTGEALLAALHARDGGEPLESRSIRIDYTIVARESA; encoded by the coding sequence ATGCCCAGTCCCACCGCCGTCCGGCCCGCCGGGCCGCCCCGCATGTCCGACGTAGCGCGCCTGGCCGGCGTATCGAAGATGACCGTGTCGCGCGTGCTCGCCGGCCACAGCGTGGCCGCCGATACGCGTGAACGGGTGTGCCGCGCCATCGACCAGCTCGGCTACGTCGCCGATGCCGCGGCCGGCGCGCTATCGTCGGGCCGTTCGGAATTCGTCGCGGTGCTGGTGCCGTCGCTGTCGAGCTCCAACTTCTCGGACACCGTGCGCGGCCTCACCGATGCGCTCGAACCGCACGGGCTGCAACTGCTGCTCGGCGATACCGACTACGACCTCGAACGCGAAGAACGGCTGGTGCGCTCGATGCTGCGCCACCAGCCGCGCTGCGTCGCGCTGACCGGCGCGCAGCACACCGACGCGACGCGCAAGCTGCTGGCGCGCTCGGCCATTCCGGTGGTCGAGATGTGGGATCTGCCCACGCGCCCGATCGACACCGCGGTCGGGTTCTCGAACGTGCGCGCGGCGCGCGCGATGGTGCGGCATCTGGCCGAGCGTGGCTATCGGCGCATCGGCTTTCTCGGCGGCGCGAGCGAACTGGACCGCCGCGGCCTGGACCGGCTCAAGGGCTATCAGGCCGAAATCAAGGCGCTCGCACTGGGCGAACCGCGCGTCGTGCGGCTCGGCGATTCGCCGATCACGATGAGCCACGGCGGCCCCGCGATGGCCGCGCTGCTGGACAAATGGCCGGACACCGATGCGGTGATGTGCGTGAGCGACATGTCGGCGTTCGGCGCGATCATGGAGTGTCACCGGCGCGGGCTGGCCGTGCCGGCCGACATCGCCGTGGCCGGTTTCGGCAACTTCGAAGTGGCGACCTGCTGCCATCCGACCATCACGACGGTGTCGGTCGATGCGTACGGCATCGGCCTGCACACGGGCGAGGCGCTGCTGGCCGCGCTGCACGCGCGCGACGGCGGCGAGCCGCTCGAATCGCGCAGCATCCGGATCGACTACACGATCGTCGCGCGCGAAAGCGCGTGA
- a CDS encoding MFS transporter, translating to MPTITQTAAAPAAADLSEDAVYRRVMRRILPLLLLCYVVAYLDRVNVGFAKLQMLDDLSLSDGVYALGASIFFWGYFLFEMPSNLLLHRYGARFWIARIMITWGIVSSSMAFIVPLAQFFHVQTSTMFYALRFLLGLCEAGFFPGVILYMNYWFPARRQSVAMSGFLVAIPLSLTLGSVVSGWLMEQTHGLSGMSGWQWMLLLEGLPSIVVAFVVLAFLGDGPQSAKWLSADEKALLARNLEREAAHKSHRVGVALRSPRVWLLTFILLTFNTGFYGLAFWLPSIIRASGVRSPLHIGLLTAIPYLTAIFAMLWNASHSRKTGERRLHAAIPALIGGVGLIASAACAQNVALSIVFLTIATCAILALMPIYWTFPGQILSGTAAAAGIALINSVGNLSGFTGSMITGIAKEMTGNINNGTYALGACLLISCVLILSIPRSILVPPAER from the coding sequence ATGCCAACCATCACACAGACCGCGGCTGCGCCGGCCGCGGCCGACTTGTCCGAAGACGCCGTCTATCGCAGGGTGATGCGGCGCATCCTGCCCTTGCTGCTGCTGTGCTACGTCGTCGCGTATCTGGACCGCGTCAACGTGGGCTTCGCGAAGCTGCAGATGCTCGACGACCTGAGCCTGAGCGACGGCGTCTATGCGCTCGGCGCCAGCATCTTTTTCTGGGGCTATTTCCTGTTCGAGATGCCCAGCAACCTGCTGCTGCATCGCTACGGTGCGCGCTTCTGGATCGCGCGGATCATGATCACGTGGGGCATCGTGTCGTCGTCGATGGCGTTCATCGTGCCGCTCGCGCAGTTCTTCCACGTGCAGACGTCGACGATGTTCTACGCGCTGCGCTTCCTGCTCGGCCTGTGCGAAGCCGGCTTTTTCCCGGGCGTCATCCTGTACATGAACTACTGGTTCCCGGCGCGTCGCCAGAGCGTCGCGATGTCGGGCTTCCTGGTCGCGATTCCGCTGAGCCTGACGCTCGGCAGCGTGGTGTCCGGCTGGCTGATGGAGCAGACGCACGGGCTGTCGGGTATGAGCGGCTGGCAGTGGATGCTGCTGCTCGAGGGCCTGCCGTCGATCGTGGTCGCGTTCGTCGTGCTGGCATTCCTCGGCGACGGTCCGCAGTCGGCGAAATGGCTGTCCGCCGACGAGAAGGCGCTGCTCGCGCGCAACCTCGAACGCGAGGCCGCGCACAAGTCGCACCGTGTCGGCGTCGCGCTGCGCAGCCCGCGCGTGTGGCTGCTGACCTTCATCCTGCTCACGTTCAACACCGGCTTCTACGGGCTGGCGTTCTGGCTGCCGTCGATCATCCGCGCGTCCGGCGTGCGCAGCCCGCTGCATATCGGGCTGCTCACCGCGATTCCGTATCTGACGGCCATTTTCGCGATGCTGTGGAACGCATCGCACTCGCGCAAGACCGGCGAGCGCCGGCTGCATGCGGCGATTCCCGCGTTGATCGGCGGCGTCGGCCTGATCGCGAGCGCCGCGTGCGCGCAGAACGTGGCGCTGTCGATCGTGTTCCTGACCATCGCGACCTGCGCGATCCTCGCGCTGATGCCGATCTACTGGACGTTCCCCGGCCAGATCCTGTCGGGCACGGCGGCGGCCGCCGGCATCGCGCTGATCAATTCGGTGGGCAACCTGTCCGGCTTCACGGGCTCGATGATCACCGGCATCGCAAAGGAAATGACCGGCAACATCAACAACGGCACCTATGCGCTCGGTGCGTGCCTGCTGATCAGCTGCGTGCTGATCCTGTCGATTCCGCGCAGCATCCTGGTGCCGCCGGCCGAGCGGTAG
- a CDS encoding MFS transporter codes for MHRLPSDAPVRAAARPSKLGAVLRVTSGNFLEQFDFFLFGFYATTISRVFFPTASEFASLLLTFAVFGAGFLMRPLGAIVLGAYIDEVGRRKGLIVTLSIMASGTVLIACVPGYATIGVAAPVLVLLGRLLQGFSAGAELGGVSVYLAEMATPGHKGFYTSWQSASQQVAIVVAAAIGYLLNHLLTSQEIGAWGWRIPFFIGCAIVPAIFLLRRSLQETAEFTARTHRPRAREVFATMLKNWRTVFAGMLLVAMTTTTFYLITVYTPTFGKAVLKLSTADSLIVTLCVGLSNFVWLPVGGALSDRIGRKPILVAVTVLAIATSYPALAWLAGAPSFGRMLAVLLWLSFFFGMYNGAMVAALTEIMPANVRVAGFSLAFSLATAVFGGFTPAVSTYLIELTGDKAAPGYWLSFAACCGLCATLALYRSGGAAERAASPA; via the coding sequence ATGCATCGCTTACCGTCAGACGCGCCGGTTCGCGCCGCCGCCCGCCCGTCGAAGCTCGGCGCGGTCCTGCGCGTGACCAGCGGCAATTTTCTCGAGCAATTCGACTTCTTCCTGTTCGGCTTCTACGCGACCACGATCTCGCGGGTCTTCTTTCCGACGGCGAGCGAATTCGCGTCGCTGCTGCTGACGTTCGCCGTATTCGGCGCCGGCTTCCTGATGCGTCCGCTCGGCGCGATCGTGCTCGGCGCCTACATCGACGAAGTGGGACGGCGCAAAGGCCTGATCGTCACGCTGTCGATCATGGCGAGCGGGACGGTGCTCATCGCATGCGTGCCGGGCTATGCGACGATCGGCGTCGCCGCGCCCGTGCTGGTGCTGCTCGGGCGGCTGCTGCAGGGCTTCTCCGCGGGCGCGGAACTGGGCGGCGTGTCCGTCTATCTGGCGGAAATGGCGACGCCGGGCCACAAGGGCTTCTACACGAGCTGGCAGTCCGCGAGCCAGCAGGTCGCGATCGTCGTCGCGGCGGCCATCGGCTATCTGCTCAATCATCTGCTGACGAGCCAGGAGATCGGCGCATGGGGCTGGCGCATTCCGTTCTTCATCGGTTGCGCGATCGTGCCGGCGATCTTCCTGCTGCGCCGCTCGCTGCAGGAAACCGCAGAGTTCACCGCGCGCACCCACCGGCCGCGGGCGCGCGAAGTCTTCGCGACGATGCTGAAGAACTGGCGGACCGTGTTCGCCGGCATGCTGCTCGTCGCAATGACCACGACCACGTTCTACCTGATCACGGTCTACACGCCGACGTTCGGCAAGGCGGTTCTCAAGCTCTCCACCGCCGACAGCCTGATCGTCACGTTGTGCGTCGGCCTGTCGAATTTCGTGTGGCTGCCGGTCGGCGGCGCGCTGTCGGACCGCATCGGCCGCAAGCCGATTCTCGTCGCCGTGACGGTCCTGGCGATCGCGACGTCATACCCGGCGCTCGCGTGGCTCGCCGGCGCACCGAGCTTCGGCCGCATGCTGGCCGTGCTGTTATGGCTGTCGTTCTTCTTCGGCATGTACAACGGCGCGATGGTCGCCGCACTCACCGAAATCATGCCCGCCAACGTTCGGGTGGCCGGCTTCTCGCTGGCGTTCAGCCTCGCCACCGCGGTGTTCGGCGGCTTCACGCCCGCGGTGTCGACCTATCTGATCGAGCTGACCGGCGACAAGGCGGCGCCCGGCTACTGGCTCAGTTTCGCCGCGTGCTGCGGGCTGTGCGCGACGCTTGCGCTGTATCGCAGCGGAGGCGCCGCCGAACGCGCCGCTTCGCCTGCGTGA
- the tcuB gene encoding tricarballylate utilization 4Fe-4S protein TcuB — protein MQNLEERIHDAPPAARVARTERAEPAAHAAGRPVIRLQPVTDNEAEVARQMSICNACRYCEGFCAVFPAMTRRMAFAKADVNYLANLCHNCGACYHACQYAPPHAFAVNVPKAMAQVRFDTYVEYAWPAPMGKLYQRNGLTIALALAVGLALFLILGAALNGSLLSDAAHGNFYAVFPHNLLAAMFGGVFGLAMLALGNGVKRFWRDVSAGTASVPAVAEAAQHALALTYLGGGHGDGCNEADDAFTLARRRFHHFTFYGFMLCFAATVTATFYHYALNLHAPYAFASVPVLLGTAGGIGLLIGPAGLLWLNLRRDPARTDPKQRPMDRGFIALLMLVSTSGLALLAWRDSGAMACLLAVHLGIVMALFVTLPYGKFAHGVFRCAALLKASIEKRQAARLQPSPD, from the coding sequence GTGCAGAATCTTGAAGAACGCATTCACGACGCGCCGCCGGCCGCGCGCGTCGCTCGCACCGAGCGCGCCGAACCCGCCGCGCACGCCGCCGGCCGGCCGGTCATTCGCCTGCAGCCCGTCACCGACAACGAGGCCGAAGTCGCGCGGCAGATGAGCATCTGCAATGCGTGCCGCTATTGCGAGGGATTCTGCGCGGTCTTCCCCGCCATGACGCGCCGGATGGCGTTCGCCAAGGCGGACGTCAACTACCTCGCGAACCTGTGCCACAACTGCGGCGCGTGCTATCACGCATGCCAGTACGCGCCGCCGCACGCGTTCGCCGTCAACGTGCCGAAGGCGATGGCGCAGGTCCGCTTCGATACCTACGTCGAGTACGCGTGGCCGGCGCCGATGGGCAAGCTCTATCAGCGCAACGGACTCACCATCGCGCTCGCGCTCGCCGTCGGGCTCGCGCTGTTCCTGATACTCGGCGCCGCGCTGAACGGGTCGCTGCTGAGCGACGCGGCGCACGGCAACTTCTATGCGGTGTTTCCGCACAACCTGCTGGCGGCGATGTTCGGCGGCGTGTTCGGCCTCGCGATGCTCGCGCTCGGCAACGGCGTGAAACGGTTCTGGCGCGACGTGTCGGCCGGCACGGCGAGCGTCCCGGCCGTGGCGGAAGCGGCGCAGCACGCGCTCGCGCTGACCTATCTCGGCGGCGGCCACGGCGACGGCTGCAACGAGGCGGACGATGCGTTCACGCTTGCGCGACGCCGCTTCCATCACTTCACGTTCTACGGCTTCATGCTGTGCTTCGCGGCCACCGTGACGGCCACCTTCTATCACTACGCGCTGAACCTGCATGCGCCGTATGCGTTCGCGAGCGTCCCCGTGCTGCTCGGGACGGCGGGCGGAATCGGCCTGCTGATCGGCCCGGCCGGCCTGCTCTGGCTCAACCTGCGGCGCGACCCGGCGCGGACCGATCCGAAGCAGCGCCCGATGGATCGCGGCTTCATCGCGCTGCTGATGCTCGTGAGCACTTCGGGGCTGGCGCTGCTCGCGTGGCGTGACAGCGGCGCGATGGCGTGCCTGCTTGCCGTCCACCTCGGCATCGTGATGGCGCTGTTCGTCACGTTGCCGTACGGAAAATTCGCGCACGGCGTCTTTCGCTGCGCCGCACTGCTCAAGGCGTCGATCGAGAAGCGGCAGGCCGCTCGCCTGCAACCGAGCCCGGACTGA